The following are from one region of the Fusarium keratoplasticum isolate Fu6.1 chromosome 4, whole genome shotgun sequence genome:
- a CDS encoding Protein-S-isoprenylcysteine O-methyltransferase has translation MQTYKLFIDRHHKMSENAHSGGRAAANFDPTPSHHEASPSYSEDFSDDMDSRPPLSDIIAMKPFFAGQPKSLSGIAIRAFCLGISLALSAVAVAAILCFSSSPVWRVPFFLFALSAFHFLEFWTTAERNTLVASIDSFLLTANWPLYAIAHSTAFIECALVSLIFPERHWAPFGTGPLFLGAGLVMVLVGQVVRSVAMLQAGVSFNHHVQNRKKDSHELVTTGIYSLFRHPSYFGFFYWGLGTQLVLGNVVCFFAYAYVLWKFFSSRIRHEETKLIEFFGDDYVQYRKRVGTRMPFIG, from the coding sequence ATGCAGACATACAAGCTCTTCATTGACCGTCATCACAAAATGTCTGAAAACGCCCATTCTGGCGgccgcgccgccgccaactTCGACCCCACGCCCTCACATCACGAGGCATCACCCTCCTATAGCGAGGACTTCTCAGACGACATGGATTCCCGACCACCCCTCAGcgacatcatcgccatgaAACCATTCTTCGCCGGTCAGCCCAAGTCGCTCTCCGGCATCGCCATCAGGGCCTTTTGTCTGGGCATCTCCCTCGCCTTGAGTGCCGTCGCCGTTGCGGCTATCTTATGCTTCTCATCCAGCCCTGTCTGGCGAGtgcccttcttcctctttgctCTTTCGGCCTTTCACTTTCTCGAGTTCTGGACTACGGCTGAGCGCAACACTCTGGTGGCCAGCATCGACAGCTTTCTCCTGACTGCCAACTGGCCACTATACGCCATCGCTCACTCTACCGCCTTCATCGAGTGCGCCCTTGTCAGCCTTATTTTCCCAGAACGTCACTGGGCGCCCTTTGGAACTGGACCGTTGTTCCTTGGAGCTGGACTTGTCATGGTTTTGGTTGGACAAGTCGTGCGGTCAGTGGCTATGCTTCAGGCTGGCGTCAGCTTCAATCACCATGTTCAGAACCGAAAGAAGGATTCGCACGAGCTGGTCACAACAGGGATCTATTCCCTGTTTCGACATCCAAGCTACTTTGGCTTCTTCTACTGGGGTTTGGGGACGCAGCTTGTGTTAGGCAATGTTGTTTGCTTCTTTGCCTACGCTTACGTGCTGTGGAAGTTCTTTAGCAGCAGGATAAGGCACGAGGAGACCAAACTAATCGAGTTCTTTGGGGACGACTATGTGCAATATCGAAAGAGGGTCGGCACTAGAATGCCATTCATTGGGTAG